A window from Enterocloster bolteae encodes these proteins:
- a CDS encoding U32 family peptidase — protein MEKRQVEILAPAGSFDSMKAAVAAGADAVYMGGSRFGARAYADNPDEKGLLEAIDYVHLHGRRLYMTVNTLFKEDELEELENYMRPYCDRGLDGVIVQDLGALAFMRRHFPGLELHSSTQMTVTSVYGARMMKEMGCSRVVTAREMSLEEIRRIHDETDIEIESFVHGALCYCYSGQCLMSSLIGGRSGNRGRCAQPCRLPYTVYEPGDLSRQKDKHCAPEQAGQSGARSRIIEQTGKKNRNQKPAASGRTGPSPLNKSSERYVLSLKDLCTLDILPDIIEAGVYSLKIEGRMKSPRYTAGVVSIYRKYVDRYLEQGRDGYFVEPEDRKMLLDLFDRGGFTDGYYARHNGRGMVALKEKPEFREGNQKLFEYLDKTYVVAELKEKVRGHVELAEGEPSRLTLESRGEKVQVLGQAPQAAEHQPMTREKVLKQLNKTGGSPFSFETLTAQIEGDLFLPVQALNELRRTGFQELEKKLTGARVLTGEGGIGAQFRPVPTKTAAPQSQSVLTAFLEETAQLSPVLARGEISVVYLDADGFNPDQWRDIADRCHDRGKQCWLALPQIFRSHAQRYLGANRHLLCQAGFDGVLIRALEEAVWLKDLMEQENQKTSLPFGMDASVYGWNSRSAEVLASMGTSLLTMPWELNSREIEPVLGACRGLGMASELIIYGNAPMMVSAQCITNTVKGCTHKRGTLMMKDRTGALLPVKNHCSFCYNTIYNPAPLSLLGSEKLVGRLMPDRLRLQFTVEGTEQTEKVLDAFIGSFVYGRDVEAPFRDFTRGHFKRGVE, from the coding sequence ATGGAGAAGAGACAGGTAGAGATACTGGCACCGGCAGGGTCATTTGACAGTATGAAGGCAGCAGTGGCAGCAGGAGCTGACGCGGTCTATATGGGGGGCAGCCGGTTCGGAGCCAGGGCCTACGCGGATAACCCGGATGAAAAGGGGCTTTTGGAGGCCATCGACTATGTGCATCTGCACGGACGCCGTCTGTATATGACAGTCAATACCCTGTTCAAGGAAGATGAGCTGGAGGAGCTGGAAAACTACATGCGTCCCTACTGCGACAGGGGATTGGACGGTGTCATCGTCCAGGATCTGGGAGCCCTGGCTTTCATGCGCCGGCATTTTCCGGGGCTGGAGCTTCATTCCAGCACCCAGATGACAGTGACCAGCGTATACGGGGCCAGGATGATGAAGGAAATGGGATGCAGCCGGGTAGTCACCGCCAGGGAAATGTCGCTGGAGGAAATACGGCGGATCCATGATGAGACAGACATAGAGATAGAGAGCTTTGTACACGGAGCCCTTTGCTACTGCTATTCAGGACAATGCCTTATGAGCAGTCTTATCGGCGGCAGAAGCGGAAACAGGGGACGCTGCGCCCAGCCCTGCCGTCTTCCCTATACAGTGTATGAGCCTGGAGATTTAAGCCGGCAGAAAGACAAACATTGCGCGCCTGAGCAGGCCGGCCAGTCAGGTGCCAGGTCCCGAATCATAGAACAGACCGGAAAAAAGAACCGGAACCAAAAGCCGGCCGCCTCCGGCCGGACAGGCCCATCCCCTCTCAATAAAAGCAGCGAGAGATACGTGCTGAGCCTGAAGGATTTATGCACCCTGGACATCCTGCCGGATATCATAGAGGCAGGCGTGTACTCCCTAAAGATAGAGGGCAGGATGAAAAGCCCCAGATATACGGCGGGTGTGGTGAGCATTTACCGCAAGTACGTGGACCGGTATTTGGAGCAGGGGAGGGACGGATATTTCGTGGAGCCCGAGGACAGGAAAATGCTCCTGGATCTCTTTGACAGAGGCGGGTTCACAGACGGCTACTATGCCCGGCACAATGGACGGGGCATGGTTGCGCTGAAGGAAAAACCGGAGTTCAGGGAGGGAAACCAGAAACTCTTTGAATATCTGGATAAGACCTATGTGGTGGCCGAACTGAAGGAGAAGGTGCGGGGGCATGTGGAGCTGGCAGAGGGAGAACCCAGCCGCCTGACGCTGGAGAGCCGCGGGGAAAAGGTTCAGGTTCTGGGCCAGGCGCCCCAGGCGGCCGAACATCAGCCCATGACCCGGGAGAAGGTATTAAAACAGCTGAATAAGACGGGCGGGAGCCCCTTTAGCTTCGAGACACTTACAGCCCAAATAGAAGGAGATTTATTCCTTCCGGTCCAGGCCCTCAATGAGCTGCGCCGCACCGGCTTTCAGGAGCTGGAGAAAAAGCTCACCGGCGCCAGGGTGCTGACAGGTGAAGGGGGCATAGGAGCGCAATTCCGGCCTGTTCCCACCAAAACCGCGGCCCCGCAATCCCAGTCTGTCCTCACCGCCTTCCTGGAAGAAACAGCCCAGCTTTCTCCTGTGCTGGCCCGCGGTGAGATATCGGTGGTCTATCTGGATGCGGACGGTTTTAATCCGGACCAGTGGAGGGATATTGCAGACCGCTGCCACGACAGGGGAAAACAGTGCTGGCTGGCCCTTCCGCAGATATTCCGTTCCCATGCCCAGAGGTACCTGGGAGCGAACCGCCACCTGCTGTGCCAGGCAGGCTTTGACGGCGTGTTGATCAGAGCGCTGGAGGAGGCCGTATGGCTGAAGGATCTTATGGAACAGGAAAATCAAAAGACGTCCCTTCCCTTTGGCATGGACGCCTCGGTATATGGCTGGAACAGCCGGTCCGCAGAGGTGCTGGCCTCTATGGGGACATCCCTGCTCACCATGCCCTGGGAGCTGAACAGCCGTGAGATAGAGCCTGTTCTTGGGGCCTGCCGCGGCCTGGGGATGGCCAGCGAGCTTATTATCTATGGAAACGCGCCCATGATGGTATCGGCCCAGTGCATTACCAATACGGTGAAAGGATGTACCCATAAACGGGGAACACTTATGATGAAGGACAGGACAGGCGCCTTACTTCCGGTAAAGAATCACTGTTCCTTCTGCTATAATACCATTTACAATCCGGCGCCCCTGTCCCTGCTGGGCAGCGAAAAGCTGGTGGGCCGGCTCATGCCGGATCGCCTCCGCCTTCAGTTTACGGTAGAGGGAACAGAGCAGACAGAAAAGGTACTGGATGCATTCATCGGTTCCTTTGTATATGGCAGGGATGTGGAAGCCCCCTTCAGAGACTTTACCAGGGGACACTTTAAGCGCGGAGTGGAGTGA
- a CDS encoding FtsW/RodA/SpoVE family cell cycle protein, protein MTNLIVEISKYLMILLMAVYTYANFRFFSFPDMERKRRVCARQNRAMFAIHFLAYLVMFLKTEDEGMQAMLLAFYGAQVVFFLCYIYLYRLLYRNVSRLLVNNACMLLCVGFIMLTRLSMAKGLDKALRQFAIVVISAALAWLVPYIMERVWQLYKLQWVYAGAGLLILLVVWAAGNESFGAQLSLTIAGVSIQPSEFVKLTFVFFVASMFYQSTDFKTIFLTTAVAGAHVLVLVLSKDLGSALIFFVTYLLMLFVATGSWVYLITGSALGTGAALAAYQLFDHVRRRVAAWSNPWADIENKGYQITQSLFAIGTGGWFGMGLCQGMPGKIPVVEKDFIFSAVSEEMGAIFAICVLLICLGCFIQFMMIAARMQAVFYKLIAFGLGVEYIVQVFLTVGGVTKFIPSTGVTLPFVSYGGSSILGTFLLFGIIQGLYILKRNDEEETGEEVMP, encoded by the coding sequence ATGACCAATCTGATTGTAGAAATATCCAAATACCTGATGATACTGCTGATGGCAGTCTATACCTATGCGAATTTCCGCTTCTTTTCCTTCCCGGATATGGAACGCAAGCGCAGGGTATGTGCCAGACAGAACCGGGCCATGTTCGCCATACATTTTCTGGCATACCTGGTCATGTTCCTGAAGACAGAGGACGAGGGAATGCAGGCCATGCTTCTGGCATTTTACGGGGCGCAGGTGGTCTTTTTCCTGTGTTATATTTACCTGTACCGCCTGTTGTACCGGAATGTGTCCAGACTGCTGGTAAACAACGCCTGTATGCTGTTATGCGTGGGCTTTATCATGCTTACCCGGCTGTCCATGGCAAAGGGCCTGGACAAGGCCCTGCGCCAGTTTGCCATTGTGGTCATATCCGCGGCCCTGGCCTGGCTGGTGCCCTATATCATGGAGCGGGTATGGCAGCTTTATAAGCTTCAGTGGGTATATGCGGGGGCAGGGCTCCTGATTCTTCTGGTGGTATGGGCTGCCGGAAACGAGAGCTTCGGCGCCCAGTTGTCCCTTACCATAGCAGGAGTATCCATCCAGCCGTCGGAATTTGTGAAGCTGACCTTTGTGTTTTTTGTGGCGTCCATGTTCTATCAGTCCACGGATTTCAAAACCATTTTCCTGACAACGGCCGTGGCCGGCGCTCATGTTCTGGTTCTGGTGCTGTCAAAGGATCTGGGAAGCGCCCTGATTTTCTTTGTCACTTACCTGCTGATGCTGTTTGTTGCCACAGGAAGCTGGGTGTATCTGATAACGGGAAGCGCCCTGGGAACAGGAGCCGCCCTGGCAGCCTACCAGCTGTTTGACCATGTGCGCCGCAGGGTGGCGGCCTGGAGCAATCCGTGGGCCGATATAGAGAACAAGGGATACCAGATTACCCAGTCCCTTTTTGCCATCGGCACAGGGGGATGGTTTGGCATGGGACTCTGCCAGGGAATGCCGGGAAAGATACCGGTGGTGGAGAAGGATTTTATCTTTTCAGCGGTGTCAGAGGAGATGGGAGCCATTTTTGCCATCTGCGTACTTCTTATCTGCCTGGGCTGTTTTATCCAGTTCATGATGATTGCAGCCAGAATGCAGGCCGTGTTCTACAAGCTGATTGCATTTGGCCTGGGGGTGGAGTATATTGTGCAGGTATTCCTGACGGTTGGCGGGGTGACCAAATTCATACCGTCCACAGGAGTGACGCTGCCCTTTGTCAGCTACGGAGGAAGCTCCATCCTGGGAACCTTCCTGCTGTTTGGCATTATCCAGGGGCTTTACATTCTGAAACGCAACGATGAGGAAGAAACCGGAGAGGAGGTGATGCCGTGA
- a CDS encoding peptidoglycan D,D-transpeptidase FtsI family protein codes for MKKADAGPKPNPKPNPKPNSKSNRSILGITYVVVALFLGLAAYLGYFLQVKSEDVINNSYNARLDSFSDRIVRGRILASDGTVLAQTQMDGGGNETRVYPFGDIFDHAVGYSTKGKTGIEALANFYLLTSHVNLMEQVGNELTGNKNPGDDVYTTLDTELQQAAYAALGARKGVVIAMEPDTGKILAMVSKPGYDPNSLLGDWEALTAQDNKEGQLLNRATQGLYPPGSTFKIVTALEYMREHPADYKNYQFDCGGVYENGEYRIKCYHSTAHGHQDFTLAFANSCNGAFASLGLTMDLGKWNSTAGDLLFNGPLPLSGIPYKESAYNMKPGAGTWEILQTSIGQGTTQITPLHNAMITAAIANGGTLMKPYFLDSVVSAGDETIKKFMPAAYGSLMSAKEAAGLTELMRAVVTEGTGSAVRTDAYTVAAKTGSAEFETGKETHAWFTGFAPAESPRLVVTVLVEEGGSGGKAAAPIARQLFDIYMSR; via the coding sequence ATGAAGAAGGCGGATGCCGGGCCAAAGCCCAATCCAAAGCCCAATCCAAAGCCCAACTCAAAATCCAACCGCAGCATTCTGGGCATCACCTATGTGGTGGTGGCCCTGTTCCTGGGGTTGGCAGCCTATCTGGGATATTTCCTCCAGGTAAAGAGCGAGGATGTAATCAACAACTCCTACAACGCAAGGCTGGACAGCTTTTCGGACCGCATCGTGAGGGGCAGGATTCTGGCATCGGACGGCACGGTGCTGGCCCAGACCCAGATGGACGGCGGGGGAAACGAGACAAGGGTGTATCCCTTCGGGGATATCTTTGACCATGCGGTGGGCTATTCCACCAAAGGCAAGACAGGAATCGAGGCCCTGGCCAATTTCTATCTGCTGACCTCCCATGTGAATCTGATGGAGCAGGTGGGAAATGAACTGACCGGCAATAAGAATCCGGGGGACGATGTATACACCACCCTGGATACGGAACTCCAGCAGGCTGCCTATGCCGCGCTGGGAGCCAGGAAGGGCGTGGTCATTGCCATGGAGCCGGATACCGGCAAGATACTTGCCATGGTATCCAAGCCCGGTTACGACCCCAACAGCCTGCTGGGGGACTGGGAAGCCCTGACCGCCCAGGATAATAAGGAGGGCCAGCTTTTAAACAGGGCCACCCAGGGGCTTTACCCACCCGGCTCCACTTTTAAGATAGTGACTGCGCTGGAATATATGCGGGAACATCCCGCGGATTATAAGAATTACCAGTTTGACTGCGGCGGTGTGTACGAGAACGGGGAATACCGGATTAAGTGCTATCACAGTACGGCTCACGGACATCAGGATTTCACCCTGGCATTTGCCAATTCCTGCAACGGCGCATTTGCCAGCCTGGGCCTTACAATGGACCTGGGAAAGTGGAACAGCACCGCCGGGGACCTTCTCTTTAACGGACCGCTTCCCCTGAGCGGGATTCCCTATAAGGAGAGCGCCTACAACATGAAACCCGGAGCCGGAACCTGGGAAATTCTGCAGACCTCCATCGGACAGGGGACGACCCAGATTACTCCCCTTCACAATGCCATGATTACGGCTGCCATAGCCAACGGCGGCACTCTGATGAAGCCCTATTTTCTGGACTCTGTTGTCAGCGCAGGGGATGAAACCATCAAAAAGTTCATGCCCGCCGCGTACGGAAGCCTTATGAGCGCAAAGGAGGCGGCAGGACTTACGGAGCTTATGAGGGCGGTTGTCACAGAGGGAACAGGGTCGGCTGTGCGCACGGATGCTTATACGGTGGCAGCCAAGACAGGGTCTGCGGAGTTTGAGACAGGAAAGGAAACCCACGCCTGGTTCACCGGTTTTGCGCCGGCTGAGTCCCCGCGGCTGGTGGTGACGGTTCTGGTGGAGGAAGGCGGCAGCGGGGGGAAGGCGGCCGCCCCCATAGCCAGACAGCTCTTTGATATCTATATGAGCCGTTGA